In one Rhopalosiphum padi isolate XX-2018 chromosome 3, ASM2088224v1, whole genome shotgun sequence genomic region, the following are encoded:
- the LOC132925409 gene encoding zinc finger MYM-type protein 1-like — MNSAQCYSILADETADIANIEEVALCARYLDKKNMIIKEEFIQFIPTIDTTGKGLATLILESLHTFGIETKYMRGQGYDGAAAMSGEFNGVQALIRKTHPLAFYVHCSAHVLNLAVSNSCKVHGIRNCLETISKARDFFIFPKRKDILKTQIENSDEKISKKSLKRLCATRWIERYHAVNDFEELFEQVIESLNLISEWKDVETSSQASNLRSAILEGEFIISMLIVAKCFSVGLLLSKHLQRVNIDLGEAIKLAEDTVKELEGFRKNADSTFQNIFENAVCLGNTFDVNISIPRTTKRQTNRVNVKTDSIEVYYRIAIFIPYIETFIEQLKARFTSDKSILANFNSLVSLNMDEKKLLSLTETYMEDLCSTSKTVLLSEYNLYS, encoded by the coding sequence ATGAACTCTGCTCAATGTTATTCAATACTTGCCGATGAAACAGCTGACATTGCGAACATCGAAGAAGTAGCATTGTGTGCAAGATacctagataaaaaaaatatgataataaaagagGAGTTTATTCAATTCATACCTACAATTGATACGACAGGAAAAGGTTTGGCAACATTAATATTAGAAAGCTTACACACTTTTGGAATAGAAACAAAGTACATGCGAGGACAAGGTTATGACGGCGCAGCTGCGATGTCAGGAGAATTTAACGGCGTACAAGCCTTAATTCGTAAAACTCATCCTCTTGCTTTCTATGTGCATTGTTCCGCACATGTCCTTAACTTAGCGGTTTCAAACTCTTGCAAAGTACATGGAATAAGAAATTGTTTGGAGACCATTTCTAAAGCTCgggattttttcatttttcctaaaagaaaagatattttaaaaactcaaattGAAAACAGTGAtgaaaaaatctcaaaaaaatcattaaaacgtCTTTGCGCTACCCGATGGATTGAACGTTACCATGCAGTGAATGATTTTGAGGAGTTATTTGAACAAGTAATAGAATCATTAAATCTTATATCAGAGTGGAAAGATGTTGAGACTTCTTCGCAAGCCAGTAATCTGCGTAGTGCAATATTAGAAGGTGAGTTTATTATTTCTATGCTTATAGTGGCTAAATGTTTTAGTGTTGGTCTTCTTTTATCGAAACATCTTCAACGGGTTAATATTGACCTTGGCGAAGCGATCAAATTAGCAGAGGATACAGTAAAAGAACTAGAAGGTTTTCGAAAAAATGCTGATTCtactttccaaaatatttttgaaaatgctgTTTGTCTTGGTAATACATTTGATGTTAATATAAGTATCCCTAGAACTACAAAAAGACAAACAAACCGTGTTAATGTTAAAACAGATTCAATAGAAGTATACTATAGAATCGCTATATTTATACCTtatattgaaacatttattGAGCAATTAAAAGCTCGATTTACCAGTGATAAATCTATTTTAGCTAATTTTAATTCACTCGTAAGTCTTAATatggatgaaaaaaaattgttgtcatTAACTGAAACATACATGGAAGATCTTTGTTCAACTTCCAAGACAGTGTTATTATCGgagtataatttgtatagttga
- the LOC132925407 gene encoding uncharacterized protein LOC132925407, translating to MESKKLFNIFNNKNKSTTTSTSSTVSTKIDVDQNISVSIITATYTNIVNSDDESNTNNTPSGYLDLGDLNSGPMRPILKVYPKTKFGQQNRSFSSTHYKKFSWIEYSIKNDAIFCYACRLFSNNNVEQTFISIGFNNWKKLSGYRDSKVNCTKLELHNRCIHHLTAMSKWSGHNSMKKNGSVHNKIVSASMQQIKENRTYMMQLIEITLFLSKQGIAFRGHRENELSINRAFVKSGVGYNSKKPNSFVLTKFDNWRKALEGFQN from the exons aTGGAAAGTAAAAAGTTattcaacattttcaataacaaaaataaatccaCAACTACTTCTACAAGTTCTACAGTTTCTACAAAAATAGATGTTGATCAAAATATATCGGTTTCTATCATTACTGCTACCTACACCAATATTGTCAACAGCGATGATGAATCTAATACCAATAATACCCCAAGTGGATATTTAGATCTTGGCGATTTAAATTCCGGACCTATGAGgccaattttaaaa gTATATCCAAAAACTAAATTTGGACAACAAAACAGATCATTTTCGAGTACCCactataaaaaattttcatgGATTGAGTACAGCATTAAAAATGATGCCATTTTTTGTTACGCTTGTCgcttattttcaaataacaatgttgaacaaacatttattagtattggatttaataattggaaaaaa ttaaGTGGTTATAGAGATTCAAAGGTTAATTGTACAAAACTTGAATTGCATAATAGATGTATACATCATTTAACTGCAATGTCTAAATGGTCAGGTCAcaattcaatgaaaaaaaatggatcCGTTCACAACAAAATTGTTTCTGCAAGTATGcaacaaataaaagaaaacagaACCTACATGATGCAGTTAATTGaaataacattgtttttaagTAAACAAGGAATTGCTTTTAGAGGCCATAGAGAAAATGAGCTTTCTATAAACAGag CATTCGTTAAGTCTGGTGTtggatataattcaaaaaagcCAAATTCTTTTGTATTGACTAAATTTGATAACTGGAGAAAAGCACTGGAAGGATTTCAAAACTAA
- the LOC132926422 gene encoding uncharacterized protein LOC132926422, with product MDNMEDVANISTPIKNPRGKFVGTAQKKIIINVYKDKMKQQLDNPEMPKLSFRDLIVSISRTTGIGQRTIQTILGEYKKEGIVSSPNKRKVRPTVIQKVDEFDKNAIRQKIHNFWRNREVPTIPKMLIAINEDDSLPNLKRTSFQLILKDLQFEYVKKNRNSALLERED from the exons ATGGACAACATGGAAGACGTCGCAAATATTTCTACTCCCATAAAAAATCCAAGaggaaaa ttcgtTGGCACTgctcaaaagaaaataattattaatgtgtacAAGGATAAAATGAAACAACAGCTTGACAATCCAGAGATGCCCAAATTGTCGTTCAGGGACCTTATCGTGAGCATTTCAAGAACCACTGGTATTGGGCAACGTACAATTCAAACTATATTGGGAGAGTACAAGAAGGAAGGTATAGTGTCATCGCCCAACAAAAGAAAAGTGAGACCTACGGTAATTCAAAAAGTGGACGAATTCGACAAAAATGCCATAAGACaaaaaattcacaatttttgGAGAAACCGTGAGGTGCCAacaattccaaaaatgttaattgccATCAATGAAGACGACTCATTACCGAATCTGAAACGTACGTCTttccaattaatattaaaagatttacaATTTGAGTACGTCAAGAAGAATCGAAACAGTGCTCTTCTCGAAAGAGAAGATTAA